Within Pseudomonadota bacterium, the genomic segment CCTCCGACGGCGCGGAGAGGGCGGGGCCGGGCGTTCCGCGCGCCTCGGGGCCGTGGATCGAGTCGGTGCCGGTCCTGCGCTGGGGCTCGCGGGCCTCGGCGGCCTGCGGAGGAAGCGCGGCCCGGGCCTCGCCCTTCGCCGCCTCAGCCGCAGCCGCAGCCTCGCCCGCCGACTCTGCGGCGGAGGGGGCCGGGGCCTCCCCGGCGCCCTCGGCCTCAGGCGGGATCTCGACCTCGACCTTCTTCGCGCGCCTGCGGATCACCGTGGGCTTCACGCGCTTCTCGACGACCTGCGTCTGTATCTCTATCTGTCCCTTTTCGTTCTCAACTGACATCGCCGGCTCCCGTCATTAGCAGGGTTGATCGGTCCAATACCATGCGCTCATTTCTGCGCCTCGTCCTCCTCCTTCGCCTCCACCGGGTCGCAGACCGCCTCGGGCAGAGCTCCCTCCTCCGGAGCGGGTTCCGCCGCTGCCGCTTCGGCAGCCGCCTCGGCAGCCGCCTGCGCGGCCGCCTCCGCCGCCAACGCCGCAGCCTCCGCCTCCTGCTGCTTGCGTAGGGCCATCTCCTCCTCCTCGACCTTTATGATCTCGGCGATCATCTCGTGCGTCGAGAGGCCCTTCTCCACCGCCCCCTTCGCCTTCGCGTGCGCCTGCTCCAGCAGCTCCCTGCCGACGCCCGGGACCTGGGCCAGGTCCTCCGGGGTCGACGACGCGATGTCCTCGAAGCTGCGGAACGAGTGCGAGTAGAGCATCATCGCGGTGCCGTCGTCCACGCCCAGCACCTGGGAGAGGACCTTGCGCGCGCGGGCCGCGACCTGCTCGATGCGGGTCTCGCTGTAGACGTCGATGTTCCAGCCGGTGAGCTGCGCGGCCAGCCTCACGTTCTGGCCCCTGCGGCCGATGGCGAGCGAGAGCTGGTCGTCGGGGACCACCACCTCCATCGCGTGCTCGCGATCGCGGATGATCACCTTCACGACCTCCGCGGGAGCGAGCGCGTTGCAGACGAAGCGCGCGGAGTCGCTGTCCCACGCCACTATGTCGATCTTCTCGCCCTTGAGCTCGCCGACCACGCTCTGAACGCGCGAGCCCTTCATGCCCACGCAGGCGCCGACCGGGTCCACGTCCGAGTCGCGGGAGGAGACCGCGATCTTCGATCTGACGCCCGGCTCGCGCGCCGCGGCCCTTATCTCGACTATGCCCTCCGCGATCTCGGGGACCTCCATGGTGAAGAGCGCGATGAGAAGCCCGATGTTGCGCCTGGAGAGGACGACCGGCGGCCCCTTGCCCTCCTTGTCTATCCTGAGGAAGAACCCCTGAAGCCTCTCGCCGGCCCGGTAGCTCTCGGAGGGGACCTGCTCCTGCTTCGGGACCGCCGCCTCGGTTCGGCCGAGGTCCACCACCATCTCGCCCTTCTCGAAGCGGCGGACGATCCCGGTGATCAGCTCGCCGAGCCTGCCCTTGTACTCCTCGAATACGATGTTGCGCTCCGCCTCGCGGACCTTCTGTATGATCACCTGCTTGGCGGTCTGGGCCGCGATGCGGCCGAAGACGGAGGGGTCCATCTTCACTCCGATGCTGTCGCCCGGCTGCGCCTCCGGATCGAGCTGGCGCGCCTCATCGAGGGTCATCTCGGTGTTCGCGTCGTTGATCTGCTCGACCGCGGTCTTGAACTGGAAGAGCTCGATCTCGCCGTTCTCGTCGTTGAAGTGCGCCTCGAGCTCGCCCAGGTGCCCCCACTTCTTGCGGGCGGCCGTGAGAAACGCGGTCTCGATGGCCTCGATGATCATCTCGCGCGGGATGCCCTTGTCCTTGCTGACCTGATCCAGCACCCTGCTCAGGTCCTGAAACATTGTGGTTCCCATTGCCCCTTCCTCCTCGTATATATTCCGATTGTCGTTTCCGTCCCGTTCAACCTGCGACCCGCCTCTCCCCCTTCGCGGGCATTATCTCCACAGGATCGAGCCTTGCCCTGCCGATCTTCTCCATCGGGACCATGAACTTCGTCCCGTCGATCGAGACAGCCACCTGGCCCCCCTCGACGCCGATCAGGATGCCCCTGAAATTGCTGCGCCCCCCTATCGGCTCCACCGTCTTTATCCTGGCCCGCTCGCCGGTGTATCTCTTGAAATCGTCCTCGGTCCTCAGGGGCCTGAATATGCCCGGCGACGAGACCTCGAGGTTGTAGGCTGCGGGTATGAAGTCCTCGACCGCTATGGCGTCCTCCACCGCATGTGAGGCCCTGGCGCAGTCGCCCACGGTCACTCCGCCCTCCCGGTCTACAAAGAGCCTGAGCTGCCAGCGGCCGTCCTCAAAGGTGAACTCGCATGCGACCAGGGAATAGCCCAGGTTGGCGAGTATGGGGGCTGCGACCGCCTCGGCCCTTTTCTCTATCTCTTTGCAATCCATCGCCATGGTTCGGGATAAAAAAAATGGGTCCCAACGGGCCCATTCGCGAGAAAAATCACATGAGCTGACAACGCGCCGGACTATATACAAAAGGCTCTCCTTCGCAAGGTTTTTTAAAACAGCTGCAGTTCCGATGATCATCGGCGAGGCATCTAAGATGCCGTAATTAATCTTTATTTGAATATTTTTCGATCGAAATGATCGATCAGACCTTGATAATTAACTTTAATTTAACTAAATAAACTTCTAATAAATATGGTTATTTAATCATAAATTCTTAGTATAAAAAACATCTATTTTATATAATCTAAAATGTTTTCTAATATATTATATATAAGTATTTCAGGGCATGCCCGGGGTGGGATCGTCGATGGCCTTGAAGTCCTGGGAATTGTCCCTGGTATCGATGCCGTCGGTCCTGGAGAGGGACTGGCCCGGATTCACGTCGATCGCCGGCGCGCCGAGATAGCACTCAAGGCCGTTTGCAGCGGTCTCAGGGAGGGGCTCGCCGTAGCCGAGGGCGTCGAGGAGGGAACCCGCCTCGTCGAGCAGCTGCACGCAGTCGGGCCCGTTCTGCGGATCGAAATTGAGTATGAAGTCGGCCGCCGCCACGTTGCTCACCCCCGGCTGCCCGGTTATGGCGTCGGCAACCACATATATGCCCTGATCGCTCAGCCGGGCCCCCTCAGGAAGCCTTATGGACTTGACCGACGCGCCGTCCGCTCCGTTTACGAGCTCTATCATGTAGT encodes:
- the nusA gene encoding transcription termination/antitermination protein NusA, with protein sequence MFQDLSRVLDQVSKDKGIPREMIIEAIETAFLTAARKKWGHLGELEAHFNDENGEIELFQFKTAVEQINDANTEMTLDEARQLDPEAQPGDSIGVKMDPSVFGRIAAQTAKQVIIQKVREAERNIVFEEYKGRLGELITGIVRRFEKGEMVVDLGRTEAAVPKQEQVPSESYRAGERLQGFFLRIDKEGKGPPVVLSRRNIGLLIALFTMEVPEIAEGIVEIRAAAREPGVRSKIAVSSRDSDVDPVGACVGMKGSRVQSVVGELKGEKIDIVAWDSDSARFVCNALAPAEVVKVIIRDREHAMEVVVPDDQLSLAIGRRGQNVRLAAQLTGWNIDVYSETRIEQVAARARKVLSQVLGVDDGTAMMLYSHSFRSFEDIASSTPEDLAQVPGVGRELLEQAHAKAKGAVEKGLSTHEMIAEIIKVEEEEMALRKQQEAEAAALAAEAAAQAAAEAAAEAAAAEPAPEEGALPEAVCDPVEAKEEDEAQK
- a CDS encoding ribosome maturation factor RimP — protein: MAMDCKEIEKRAEAVAAPILANLGYSLVACEFTFEDGRWQLRLFVDREGGVTVGDCARASHAVEDAIAVEDFIPAAYNLEVSSPGIFRPLRTEDDFKRYTGERARIKTVEPIGGRSNFRGILIGVEGGQVAVSIDGTKFMVPMEKIGRARLDPVEIMPAKGERRVAG